GCGTGCGTCGCCACGGTGCCCTGCGCCTCGTTCTCGCATCCGTTCTCCTCGGCGGGTTCCTCAACACCGCGCAGACCCAGGAACCGCGGATCCCTGCGCTTCCCCCCCGTCCTGAAGTGACCCAACACGAAATCATTCCGATTCTTCTGCTCCGCTGCACGGTCTGTCATGGACTGCGGCGGCAGGAAGCCGGACTCGATCTTCGCACCAAGGCCTCGATGCTCAAAGGCGGGAATTCCGGCCCTGCCCTGATCCAGGGAAACCCCGAGGCAAGTTTGATGCATAAGAGAATTGCCTCCGGACAATGCCCGCCACCTTTGCGCGTCGTGGAAGTGAGCGTCAAACCCATGGAATCCCACGAACTCGCACTCCTGGCGAAATGGATCCAGCTTGGCGCTCCTGAAATCCCTGATGAATTCGATGCCGCCGGGGAAAACCCCGATCCAGGCATCCGCGATGAGGACCGCCAGTTCTGGGCTTTTCAGACGCCCAAGCCCGTCGCGATCCCCCGCCTCTCCGAGGCGGTTCGAAATCCGGTGGACGCCTTCATCCTCGAGAAACTCCAGCGGAAAGGACTCCACTTTTCACCTCCGGCGGACGCGTTCACTCTGATCCGCCGCGCCACCCTCGACCTGACGGGCATGCCTCCGGCCCCTGAGGAAATGGCCGCCTTCCTTTCCGACCCCGACCCCGCCGCATACGAGAAGATGATCGACCGGCTTCTGGCCTCACCTCGCTACGGGGAACGCTGGGCTCGGCATTGGCTCGACCTCGCGGGTTATGCCGACTCCGAGGGAAAGCGTGAACAGGACGAAATACGCCCCGACGCCTACCGCTACCGCGATTATGTGATTCGATCTTATAATCGCGACAAGCCCTACGACCGGTTCCTTCTGGAACAGATCGCCGGCGACGAACTTGCCGATTACACCGGCGCCGGCGAAATGACCGAGGCGCTTTCCGACCATCTGGTTGCGACGGGCTTTCTGCGCATGGCTCCCGACTCGACCGTCGCCCAGATCACCGCCTTCGTTCCCGACCGTCTTGATGTCATCGCGGATGCCATCGAGGTCCTGGGATCGGGTGTCATGGGCTTGACCGTGGGATGCGCCCGCTGCCACTCGCACAAGTTCGATCCCATCCCTCAGCGCGACTACTACCGGATAGCCGCCGCCTTGAAAGGAGCCTACGACGAACACGACTGGCTCACTCCCAACCAACGCAGACTGCCCTTCGTTGCCACGGCCGAACGGCGCCAATGGGAGACTCGCGATCAAGAGATCGCCACCGAAATCGAATCACGGAATGCCAAGCTGAATGCAGCAGCCTCGAAGCTGAAGCAGGTCATCTTCCTGGAACGCCTCGCCCAGTTGCCTCTCTTCCTCAAAGAGGGCGTCCGCCAAGCCCTGGAAACAGGCGCGAATCAACGCAGCGGCGCCCAACAATTCTTGGCCGGCAAGTTTGAAAAGTTGCTGCGGATCGACGACCAGGAATTGAAGAGGCTGGACGCGACGTTCAAGAAGACGGCGGATGAGATCCAGAGCCAAATTGTTGCCCTCGAAAAACAACGGCCGCCGGAACCGAAGATCCGCGCGTTGTGGGACCGGGGTGAACCTTCGCCCACTTATCTGCTGACCCGCGGCAATTATCTGACGCCGGGCCGCCTTGTCGCTCCGGGCGGGTTGTCGATTCTCGCGCTGACCAACGCGCCCTTCGAGATTCGTCCACCCTGGCCCGGCGCCAAACAAACCGGCCGGCGGCTGGCGCTGGCGAAGTGGCTCACTCATCCCGACCATCCTCTGACCGCCCGGGTGATGGTCAATCGCATTTGGAGGCATCACTTCGAACATGGATTGGTACGGTCCACGGGCAACTTCGGACGGACGGGCACGCCACCCACGCATCCGGAATTATTGGATTGGCTCGCGAGCGCGTTCGTCCGCGGCGGATGGAGTATGAAAGCCCTTCACCGAGTCATCATGACTTCCCGCACTTACCGCCAGTCTTCCGTGGTGACCGCGGAGTCCCAGCAACTTGATCCCGGCAATGATCTGCTCTCGCGGTTTCCTCTCAAACGCATGGATGCCGAGGTGCTGGCCGACACCATCCTTCGCGTCTCGGGCGTGCTCGACGAAACCCCGTTTGGTCCGCCCGACAAAGTGCAGGTGCGAGCGGACGGATTGGTCAGTCCGGCGGGGACTGTGAGGGGCTGGCGGCGCAGCATTTATGTGCAACAGCGTCGCAAGGAAATCCCCTCGATCCTGGAAGTGTTCGATCTGCCGCAAATGAACCCCCACTGTCTCGAACGTCCCAACTCGGTCGTGGCGAGTCAGGCATTGCATCTCATGAACAACGCCTTGATTCGGCGCTGGGCGGAGTCTCTCGCTCTCCGAGTGGTTCGCGAGGCAGGACATGATCCGAACGAGCAGATCCGCCGGCTTTACCTGATCGCCTTCAGCCGCCCCCCCACGGCTGAAGAGGAGCAACTCACCAAGGAATCACTCTCCCAGCTCGCGTTACAGTGGTCCGCCGCCGCCGCGGCAAAGAATCAGCGGTCCGCCCCAGAGATGGAACCCCTCGCCAGTCTTTGCCACGTCCTCATCAATTCGGCGGAATTCATCTTCATCGATTGACCAAGCCTATGAACCATCGCATGCGTTCGGACCGACCACGCTCTCCGTCCTCGTCCCTCAGCCGCCGAGGTTTTTTCGAGTCGGTGGCGGGAGGAATTCATGGCGCCGCCCTGGCCTATCTCTTCAGCCGGGACTTCTTCGGAAGTTCTCCGTGGCTCGCCCAAGCGGCAGATGCGCATCCCGCAAGCCCGGATCGGACGATGTTCGATCTCACTCCGAAGAAACCTCACTTTCCTCCCAAGGCCAGGGCCGTGATCCATCTTTTCATGAACGGGGGTCCCAGCCAGATGGACTTGTTCGATCCCAAGGTGGAACTGGATAAGCATCATGGAGAGTCCTACTTCCAGAAAATCGCGGGCGAAGTGGAGAGTCCCGGCTCGGCCGGAGCCCTCATGCGGAGCCCCTTCAAGTTCAGCCAGCATGGCCGTTCCGGCATGTGGGTTTCCGAACTGATGCCGCACCTGGCCCGGCATGTCGATGAGATCGCCTTCATCCGGTCCATGCACACCACCATCCTCACCCATGAGCCGGCCATCTATAAGATCCAGTCTGGCCGGACCCTTCCGGGGTACGGCTGTCTCGGCTCCTGGGCGGTCTATGGCCTGGGGACGGAAAACCAGAGCCTGCCCGCTTACGTCGTGCTTGACGATCCGATCAGCCTTCCCGTCAACGGCGTTGAGAATTGGCAGTCCGGATTCTTGCCGCCGGTTTACCAAGGCATCCGCTTCCGTTCCAATGGATCGCCCGTGCTCAATCTCAAACCCGAGGTCGAACAGCCGCCGGATGTCGTCCGGCTCGAGCGCGACCTGTTGGCGCGATTGGACCGCATTCACCTTCAGAAGCGATCCGGCAACCCGGCTCTGGAAGCCCGCATTTCCACCTACGAACTCGCCGCGCGCATGCAATTGGCCGCGTCCGACGCGCTGGACCTGTCTCAGGAAACTCCGGCAACGCTCGAGCTCTATGGCCTGACGAACAAGCAAACCGAGTCGTATGGACGGCGCTGCCTGATTGCCCGCCGCCTGGTTGAGCGCGGAGTTCGTTTTGTCCAGCTCTATATCAATGGCCAGATTTGGGACAATCACGCCAACATTGCCGTGGATCTCAAATCGGCTTGCGACCGAACCGACCAACCGATTGCTGCCCTCTTGCAGGACTTAAAACAGCGCGGCCTTCTCTCGGACACGCTGGTGGTGTGGGGCGGTGAGTTCGGACGCCTTCCCATTGCCCAACTGCCGGGCGACAAAGTGGTGAGCAAAGCCGGGCGTGATCACAACAAGAACGCCATGATCATCTGGATGGCCGGCGCCGGCATCAAACCTGGCGTGGTCCACGGATCCACCGACGAAATCGGAATGGCCGCGGCGGATGACAAGGTCACGGTGCAGGATTGGCACGCGACGATTCTTCACTTGCTCGGGCTCAACCACGAGGAACTCTTCTTCGAACGCCACGGATTGAAGGAAAAGCTGACTTCCGTTTTTGACACGCGCTTGATCCAAGGGATCCTTGCCTGACCAAGGAATGCTCCGTCCTGAGCCATCAGCCAATCCGTGTGCTTTCCAAAATCCTCCGCCATGTCGAATGTTCGGCCTGGCCCTGACTCGACCACAAAATCCTATCGCGGCTTGCGGTGCTTGGGGTAGGGGATCTTCTTGGAGGCGCTCAAGTCGTGGCTGACCCGCGCGGCCCATTGCTTTTCTTCCCCGTCGATGACCGGCGCTCTCGGGAGAAGCTGAATGCCGTGCCCAAACACATTAAGCACCGCCGTTCCCGGGAAGTACATGAAGTCATCGAAGATCCATTCCCCTGTAGGCAGCACGGGGCGGGGAGCATCGCAAAGCACTGTGGCGGGTAGTTTCAAGCCGGGAGGAAATGTTTCGCCCGGAAAATTGATCCGAAAATCTTGAATGCCCAGGCCAGGCTGAACGACGCGAAGGGCAGGGATGCCCGAGGGCGATGATTCGAAG
This genomic interval from Verrucomicrobiota bacterium contains the following:
- a CDS encoding DUF1553 domain-containing protein, with product MEFDMKRHATLRDPRPQGSLVLERESVRRHGALRLVLASVLLGGFLNTAQTQEPRIPALPPRPEVTQHEIIPILLLRCTVCHGLRRQEAGLDLRTKASMLKGGNSGPALIQGNPEASLMHKRIASGQCPPPLRVVEVSVKPMESHELALLAKWIQLGAPEIPDEFDAAGENPDPGIRDEDRQFWAFQTPKPVAIPRLSEAVRNPVDAFILEKLQRKGLHFSPPADAFTLIRRATLDLTGMPPAPEEMAAFLSDPDPAAYEKMIDRLLASPRYGERWARHWLDLAGYADSEGKREQDEIRPDAYRYRDYVIRSYNRDKPYDRFLLEQIAGDELADYTGAGEMTEALSDHLVATGFLRMAPDSTVAQITAFVPDRLDVIADAIEVLGSGVMGLTVGCARCHSHKFDPIPQRDYYRIAAALKGAYDEHDWLTPNQRRLPFVATAERRQWETRDQEIATEIESRNAKLNAAASKLKQVIFLERLAQLPLFLKEGVRQALETGANQRSGAQQFLAGKFEKLLRIDDQELKRLDATFKKTADEIQSQIVALEKQRPPEPKIRALWDRGEPSPTYLLTRGNYLTPGRLVAPGGLSILALTNAPFEIRPPWPGAKQTGRRLALAKWLTHPDHPLTARVMVNRIWRHHFEHGLVRSTGNFGRTGTPPTHPELLDWLASAFVRGGWSMKALHRVIMTSRTYRQSSVVTAESQQLDPGNDLLSRFPLKRMDAEVLADTILRVSGVLDETPFGPPDKVQVRADGLVSPAGTVRGWRRSIYVQQRRKEIPSILEVFDLPQMNPHCLERPNSVVASQALHLMNNALIRRWAESLALRVVREAGHDPNEQIRRLYLIAFSRPPTAEEEQLTKESLSQLALQWSAAAAAKNQRSAPEMEPLASLCHVLINSAEFIFID
- a CDS encoding DUF1501 domain-containing protein translates to MRSDRPRSPSSSLSRRGFFESVAGGIHGAALAYLFSRDFFGSSPWLAQAADAHPASPDRTMFDLTPKKPHFPPKARAVIHLFMNGGPSQMDLFDPKVELDKHHGESYFQKIAGEVESPGSAGALMRSPFKFSQHGRSGMWVSELMPHLARHVDEIAFIRSMHTTILTHEPAIYKIQSGRTLPGYGCLGSWAVYGLGTENQSLPAYVVLDDPISLPVNGVENWQSGFLPPVYQGIRFRSNGSPVLNLKPEVEQPPDVVRLERDLLARLDRIHLQKRSGNPALEARISTYELAARMQLAASDALDLSQETPATLELYGLTNKQTESYGRRCLIARRLVERGVRFVQLYINGQIWDNHANIAVDLKSACDRTDQPIAALLQDLKQRGLLSDTLVVWGGEFGRLPIAQLPGDKVVSKAGRDHNKNAMIIWMAGAGIKPGVVHGSTDEIGMAAADDKVTVQDWHATILHLLGLNHEELFFERHGLKEKLTSVFDTRLIQGILA